The Staphylococcus simiae genome includes the window ACAGCCATGCAAATTTTAAAATAGTACTTCTAGTCTTTTTAACTATCTATAATGTTTTTTTGTAGTTTTCCAAGTAATCAAGTGCGCGATGTGCTTGAGCTTCATATCTTTCTTTCTTATCTTTAATACGTTTTTCTAGTGAAGGTAATAATCCAAAATTAGCATTCATAGGTTGGAAGTTCTTTTCATTTTTAGCATGTGAAATATAATATGCCATACTTCCTATCATTGTCTCTCTTGGAAATACAACTTCGCCTTTGCCCAACATTTTATGTGCTAAATTGATACCTGCTACAAGACCACTTGCTGCACTTTCAACATAACCTTCTACTCCTGTCATTTGACCAGCAAACTGAATATTAGGTTGATTAATCAATTCATATTTTTCATTTAAAACATCCGGTGAGTTGATAAAAGTATTTCTATGCATAACACCATAACGTACGATATCAACATTTTCTAAACCAGGGATTAATTTAATAACTTCTTTTTGTGCTCCCCACTTAAGATGAGTTTGAAAACCAACAATATTATATAATGTACCAGCTGCATCATCTTGTCTTAGTTGCACAACTGCATATGGTCTTTTACCAGTCTTAGGGTCTTCCAAGCCAACTGGTTTCATAGGGCCAAATAATAAAGTCTTACGACCACGTTCAGCCATGACTTCAAATGGCATACAACCTTCAAAATATTTTTCTTTCTCAAATTCGTTTACTGGTGCAACTTCTGCTTCCAATACCGCATCATAAAAGCGATTAAATTCTTCTTCAGTCATAGGACAGTTTAAATATGCTGCCTCACCTTTATCATATCTTGATTTTAAATATACTTTATCCATATCAATTGATTCTTTTTCAATAATAGGCGCTGCTGCATCATAAAAATATAATTGATCTTTACCAGTTATGTCGACAATTTCTTGCGCTAAATTTTCAGTTGTTAAAGGACCAGTTGCAATAATTGAATAACCCTCAGGAATAGAATTAATTTCTTCGTTAATTACATTAATATTTTC containing:
- the trmFO gene encoding FADH(2)-oxidizing methylenetetrahydrofolate--tRNA-(uracil(54)-C(5))-methyltransferase TrmFO — translated: MTQTVNVIGAGLAGSEAAYQLAERGIKVNLIEMRPVKQTPAHHTDKFAELVCSNSLRGNALTNGVGVLKEEMRRLNSLIIKAADKARVPAGGALAVDRHDFSGYITETLRNHENINVINEEINSIPEGYSIIATGPLTTENLAQEIVDITGKDQLYFYDAAAPIIEKESIDMDKVYLKSRYDKGEAAYLNCPMTEEEFNRFYDAVLEAEVAPVNEFEKEKYFEGCMPFEVMAERGRKTLLFGPMKPVGLEDPKTGKRPYAVVQLRQDDAAGTLYNIVGFQTHLKWGAQKEVIKLIPGLENVDIVRYGVMHRNTFINSPDVLNEKYELINQPNIQFAGQMTGVEGYVESAASGLVAGINLAHKMLGKGEVVFPRETMIGSMAYYISHAKNEKNFQPMNANFGLLPSLEKRIKDKKERYEAQAHRALDYLENYKKTL